A region from the Ptychodera flava strain L36383 chromosome 10, AS_Pfla_20210202, whole genome shotgun sequence genome encodes:
- the LOC139141735 gene encoding cathepsin L-like, which produces MKTFICLILVAVATALPNPAWEAWKQLHGKSYSSAEESVRQLIWEKNMQKIETHNFEYEMGMHTYTLGMNKYGDLEHREFLDIACGYIPSNRTGKSISYLSPANVNLPDTVDWRDQGYVTEVKDQGKCGSCWAFSTTGSLEGQNFKKTGKLVSLSEQQLVDCSKQYGNEGCRGGLMDNAFRYIAAVGGIESEEDYPYTGVDGYCKFDASKVVAGDTGYIDLPTEDEDKLKEAVATIGPISVAIDASHESFQLYRTGVYSEIMCSRTKLDHGVLAVGYGTLDGQDYWLVKNSWGETWGEDGYVMMSRNKRNQCGIATQASYPLV; this is translated from the exons ATGAAGACCTTCATTTGTCTCATACTCGTTGCTGTGGCAACAGCCCTACCCAACCCAGCATGGGAAGCATGGAAACAGTTGCACG GAAAGTCTTACTCTTCTGCGGAGGAATCCGTCCGCCAACTGATATGGGAGAAGAATATGCAGAAAATTGAAACACATAACTTCGAGTATGAAATGGGAATGCATACCTACACACTTGGAATGAACAAATACGGAGATCTG GAACACAGAGAATTCTTGGACATTGCGTGTGGTTACATCCCATCAAACAGAACAGGTAAAAGCATCTCATATTTGTCGCCAGCCAACGTTAATTTACCCGATACCGTTGATTGGAGGGATCAAGGTTACGTGACAGAAGTCAAAGATCAG ggGAAATGTGGATCTTGTTGGGCTTTCAGCACA ACGGGTTCTTTGGAGGGACAGAACTTCAAGAAAACTGGAAAACTTGTTTCGCTGAGCGAACAACAACTAGTTGACTGTTCTAAGCAATACGGCAACGAAGGTTGTAGAGGTGGACTGATGGACAACGCATTTAGATATATCGCTGCTGTTGGTGGTATTGAAAGTGAAGAAGACTACCCGTACACTGGCGTG GATGGATACTGCAAATTTGATGCCAGTAAAGTCGTTGCAGGAGACACGGGATATATTGACTTGCCGACGGAAGATGAAGACAAATTAAAAGAAGCAGTTGCTACCATTGGTCCAATTTCTGTCGCCATTGATGCCTCTCACGAATCCTTCCAGCTCTACAGGACAG GTGTGTACAGTGAAATCATGTGCAGTAGAACCAAACTAGATCACGGTGTGTTGGCGGTGGGATATGGCACATTGGATGGTCAAGACTATTGGCTCGTTAAGAACAG CTGGGGTGAGACTTGGGGTGAAGATGGTTACGTCATGATGTCACGTAATAAGCGCAATCAATGTGGCATTGCCACCCAAGCTAGCTATCCATTGGTTTAA
- the LOC139141736 gene encoding organic cation transporter protein-like: MLKYDDILTEVIGEFGTYQKRCFLLTALLAVPIGMIVLSTVFIQAETDHWCTITNYETLLDECQTFFNGTLDCESTLRKFALPEEEIIGTCEGSWKLSRCHKYDLNISDFGSIFELSHENSTHLIIDCDEGWEYDTSIYESTFIQEFNLVCGQGFLVALSTTIYLSGSTVGSLCLGPLSDRYGRKPTLLACLIVSIVACVGTTFSPHYIIYIAFRFLTMFGAIGIFTQGFVLSAEFVGPSRRTFCTVTFVCFYAVGVAILPILAYLVHKQSLLPLVIAAVQVLYLPYYWILPESPRWLITVGRTEEAVAIIRKSAVVNKVQLPNGIFDDPSMNCDKNEAAKEVEKNNVTFRPLDLFRYPYTRKITLIFCISMFVTCLNFYGISFNASNLSGNDFINVGISGLVEIPSYLCIIYLMETKMGRRYTFFSSTLLVFIFSMCLVFTPMCDGITWLRITFAMIAKFGVAGMYTIIWFIAVELYPTSVRSVGMGVTSTFSMMGSTAAPQILYLGKWWEPFPNVIFSLTSIFAGGLILLLPETRGKALPDTIADAEKFGKDNKNPKMNGTNQLDGKIYRL; the protein is encoded by the exons ATGCTGAAATACGACGACATTTTGACCGAAGTAATAGGTGAATTTGGAACTTACCAGAAAAGATGTTTCCTTCTGACAGCCCTTCTAGCAGTGCCAATTGGTATGATAGTATTATCAACAGTGTTCATACAAGCGGAAACAGATCACTGGTGTACCATCACAAACTATGAGACTTTGTTAGATGAATGTCAAACCTTCTTTAATGGTACTCTTGATTGTGAATCAACTCTGAGGAAGTTTGCCCTACCAGAAGAGGAAATCATCGGTACCTGTGAAGGCTCGTGGAAATTAAGTCGCTGCCACAAATATGACTTGAACATTTCTGATTTCGGCTCAATCTTTGAACTGAGTCATGAAAATTCAACCCATTTAATCATTGACTGTGATGAAGGTTGGGAGTACGACACATCGATCTATGAATCCACTTTTATTCAAGAG TTCAACCTGGTATGTGGGCAAGGCTTTCTGGTGGCTCTGTCGACAACCATCTATCTGTCCGGAAGTACTGTCGGCTCCTTGTGTTTAGGCCCTCTATCAGACAG ATATGGTAGAAAACCGACGTTGCTGGCGTGTTTAATCGTATCGATTGTGGCTTGTGTTGGGACAACGTTCTCTCCCcattatattatttatatcgCTTTCAGGTTTTTAACAATGTTTGGAGCTATTGGGATTTTCACCCAGGGATTTGTTCTCA GTGCTGAATTTGTCGGCCCATCACGACGAACTTTCTGTACAGTAACATTTGTGTGTTTCTATGCTGTTGGTGTGGCTATTTTACCAATCCTGGCATACTTGGTTCACAAGCAAAGTCTACTTCCACTGGTAATAGCAGCTGTCCAAGTATTGTATTTACCATATTACTG GATATTACCCGAATCACCCCGTTGGCTGATAACGGTTGGACGAACTGAAGAGGCTGTAGCTATCATACGAAAAAGCGCGGTTGTCAATAAAGTACAACTTCCTAATGGTATATTCGATGACCCATCTATGAATTGTGATAAAAAC GAAGCCGCCAAGGAAGTCGAGAAAAATAATGTGACCTTTCGCCCTTTGGATTTGTTCAGATATCCCTACACACGAAAGATAACCCTCATCTTTTGCATCAGCAT GTTTGTGACCTGTCTGAATTTCTATGGGATATCATTCAACGCCTCTAACCTTAGTGGAAATGATTTCATAAACGTTGGAATAAGCGGCCTGGTGGAAATCCCATCCTACCTATGTATCATTTACCTGATGGAAACGAAAATGGGACGGCGTTATACATTTTTCTCATCTACCTTGTTGGTCTTCATCTTTTCCATGTGTTTAGTTTTCACTCCAATGT GTGATGGCATAACTTGGCTGAGGATAACATTTGCGATGATTGCAAAGTTTGGCGTCGctggaatgtacacaattaTATGGTTTATCGCTGTAGAGTTATACCCTACGTCAGTCAG ATCTGTTGGTATGGGCGTGACGAGTACATTTAGTATGATGGGCAGTACGGCGGCTCCACAGATATTGTACCTTGGAAAATGGTGGGAACCTTTTCCAAATGTAATATTTAGTCTGACGTCAATTTTTGCCGGCGGTTTGATATTGTTACTGCCGGAAACAAGAGGAAAGGCGTTGCCTGATACAATAGCAGACGCTGAGAAGTTTGGTAAA GATAATAAGAACCCAAAGATGAACGGTACAAACCAGCTAGATGGAAAGATCTATAgactttga